From a region of the Paraburkholderia hospita genome:
- the ilvN gene encoding acetolactate synthase small subunit gives MRHIISVLLENEPGALSRVVGLFSARGYNIETLTVAPTEDRSLSRMTIVSIGSDDVIEQITKHLNRLIEVVKVVDLTEGAHIERELMLIKVRAVGKEREEMKRMSDIFRGRIIDVTEKTYTIELTGASEKLDAFIEGLDATAILETVRTGGSGIGRGERILKV, from the coding sequence ATGAGACACATTATTTCCGTTCTGCTGGAAAACGAACCGGGCGCGCTGTCGCGCGTGGTTGGCCTGTTTTCCGCACGCGGCTACAACATCGAAACCTTGACGGTGGCGCCGACCGAAGACCGTTCGCTGTCGCGCATGACCATCGTTTCCATTGGCTCGGACGACGTGATCGAACAGATCACGAAGCATCTGAACCGCCTGATCGAGGTGGTGAAAGTGGTCGACCTGACAGAGGGCGCCCATATCGAGCGCGAGCTGATGCTGATCAAGGTTAGGGCGGTCGGCAAGGAACGTGAGGAGATGAAGCGGATGTCGGATATTTTCCGCGGCCGCATCATCGACGTCACCGAAAAGACCTACACGATCGAACTGACGGGCGCGAGCGAGAAGCTCGACGCGTTCATCGAAGGGCTCGACGCCACCGCGATTCTCGAAACGGTCCGCACGGGCGGTTCCGGCATCGGACGCGGCGAGCGTATCCTGAAGGTTTAA
- the ilvC gene encoding ketol-acid reductoisomerase: MKVFYDKDADLSLIKGKQVTIIGYGSQGHAHALNLKESGVNVTVGLRKGGASWSKAENAGLTVKEVAEAVKGADVVMMLLPDEQIAEVYAKEVHGNAKQGAALAFAHGFNVHYGQVIPRADLDVIMIAPKAPGHTVRGTYSQGGGVPHLIAVAQDKSGAARDIALSYAAANGGGRAGIIETNFREETETDLFGEQAVLCGGTVDLIKAGFETLVEAGYAPEMAYFECLHELKLIVDLIYEGGIANMNYSISNNAEYGEYVTGPRIITDETKKVMKEVLKDIQTGEYAKSFIIENRAGAPTLQSRRRITAEHQIEQVGSKLRAMMPWIAKNKLVDQSKN; encoded by the coding sequence ATGAAAGTTTTCTACGACAAGGACGCCGACCTCTCCCTCATCAAAGGCAAGCAGGTCACCATCATCGGTTATGGCTCGCAAGGCCATGCGCACGCGCTGAACCTGAAGGAAAGCGGCGTGAACGTCACGGTCGGTCTGCGCAAGGGCGGCGCATCGTGGAGCAAGGCTGAGAACGCGGGCCTCACGGTGAAGGAAGTGGCTGAAGCCGTGAAGGGCGCCGACGTCGTAATGATGTTGCTGCCCGACGAGCAGATCGCCGAGGTCTACGCGAAGGAAGTGCACGGCAACGCCAAGCAGGGCGCAGCGCTCGCGTTCGCACACGGTTTCAACGTGCATTACGGCCAGGTGATCCCGCGCGCGGATCTGGACGTCATCATGATCGCGCCGAAGGCCCCGGGCCACACGGTGCGCGGCACGTACTCGCAAGGTGGCGGCGTTCCGCACCTGATCGCAGTCGCGCAAGACAAGTCGGGCGCAGCACGCGACATCGCGCTGTCGTACGCAGCGGCGAACGGCGGCGGCCGTGCCGGCATCATCGAAACCAACTTCCGCGAAGAAACGGAAACCGACCTGTTCGGCGAACAGGCCGTGCTGTGCGGCGGTACGGTCGACCTGATCAAGGCGGGTTTCGAAACGCTGGTCGAAGCGGGCTACGCGCCGGAAATGGCGTACTTCGAGTGCCTGCACGAACTGAAGCTGATCGTCGACCTGATCTACGAAGGCGGCATCGCGAACATGAACTACTCGATCTCGAACAACGCCGAATACGGCGAGTACGTGACGGGCCCGCGCATCATCACGGATGAAACGAAGAAGGTGATGAAGGAAGTCCTGAAGGATATCCAGACGGGCGAGTACGCGAAGAGCTTCATCATCGAAAACCGCGCTGGCGCGCCTACGCTGCAATCGCGTCGCCGTATCACGGCTGAGCACCAGATCGAGCAGGTGGGCTCGAAGCTGCGCGCGATGATGCCGTGGATCGCGAAGAACAAGCTGGTCGATCAGTCGAAGAACTAA
- a CDS encoding RDD family protein — MSTSVDSAAVPLPPESVEPSMPTVRRRLAALMYEGVLLFGVVFLAGYLFSTLTQQRNGLTHHNWLAAWVGLVVGVYFVWFWTHGGQTLPMKTWRLRVVGARDGGRVSVLRAVLRYVLAWLWFLPPLAVHPLLGLAVPQTLIVALVWFLLYAAVGWVGVRRQFLHDRLAGTKVVSISR; from the coding sequence GTGTCCACTTCCGTCGACTCCGCAGCCGTGCCACTCCCACCCGAATCCGTAGAACCGTCGATGCCGACTGTGCGCCGGCGGCTTGCCGCGCTGATGTACGAAGGTGTGCTGCTGTTTGGCGTGGTGTTCCTCGCGGGGTATCTGTTCAGCACGCTTACGCAGCAGCGCAATGGGCTAACTCATCACAACTGGCTCGCGGCCTGGGTGGGGCTGGTGGTCGGGGTGTATTTCGTCTGGTTCTGGACACACGGTGGGCAGACGCTGCCGATGAAGACCTGGCGATTACGGGTGGTGGGCGCCAGGGATGGCGGGCGTGTTTCCGTGCTGCGCGCGGTGTTGCGGTATGTGCTTGCGTGGTTGTGGTTTTTGCCGCCGCTGGCGGTGCATCCGCTTCTTGGTCTCGCTGTGCCGCAGACGCTGATTGTCGCTCTCGTGTGGTTCCTTTTATATGCGGCCGTCGGCTGGGTCGGCGTGAGACGGCAGTTTCTGCATGATCGGCTGGCGGGGACTAAAGTCGTTTCGATATCGCGGTGA
- the ltrA gene encoding group II intron reverse transcriptase/maturase — protein sequence MKVSVRKDGSALSHAPDNWHAVDWRRVERNVRGMQIRIAKATRDNDWRRVKALQRMLTRTLSAKLYAVRRVTQNQGARTAGVDRELWDSPEGRWNAIGRLKRRGYKPLPLRRVFIPKANGKERPLGIPTMRDRAMQALYLLALEPVSESTSDPNSYGFRLNRSTADAMSQIFVAMSQKGSARWVLEADIRGCFDHINHDWLESHVPMDTEILRKWLKAGLIYKGQLQATEAGTPQGGIISPTLANVTLNGLERQLVAHLGAKLGVAKAKKLKVNVVRYADDFVITGDSKEILEQEVRPWVEAFLAVRGLQLSEEKTRITHIDAGFDFLGWNFRKYSGTLLIKPSKKNAQAFYRKVAETINGNKTVKHENLIRLLNPMLRGWAQYHSPVVAKEAYSRMESLIFRRLWRWSKRRHPNKSADWVRRKYFHSEGSRHWVFAVPIVREDGNKGLLELYQLSGTDIRRHRKVKGEFNPFDPEWEQYGEQLREARMEHSMRHRRQWVSLYMSQGGLCAHCGCALTRETGWHDHHLEYRMHGGSDALSNRVLLHPDCHRQVHAGKIVVTKPARF from the coding sequence ATGAAAGTATCTGTCCGAAAGGATGGATCTGCGCTTTCCCACGCACCAGACAACTGGCACGCCGTAGATTGGCGTCGGGTTGAACGGAACGTGAGAGGGATGCAGATTCGAATTGCGAAGGCGACGCGGGACAACGACTGGCGCAGGGTGAAGGCCCTGCAACGGATGTTGACCCGCACGTTGTCCGCGAAGCTGTACGCGGTGCGACGTGTTACGCAGAACCAGGGTGCGCGAACGGCGGGAGTCGATCGCGAGCTATGGGATTCGCCTGAAGGCCGGTGGAACGCCATCGGCAGGTTGAAACGGCGCGGATATAAGCCCCTGCCTCTACGGAGAGTCTTTATCCCCAAGGCCAACGGGAAGGAACGCCCTCTGGGCATTCCGACCATGCGGGACAGGGCGATGCAAGCCTTGTATCTGTTGGCTCTGGAGCCGGTGTCGGAATCGACGAGCGACCCGAACTCCTATGGGTTCAGGTTGAACCGTTCGACGGCTGACGCCATGTCGCAGATTTTCGTTGCCATGTCCCAAAAGGGCTCAGCTCGTTGGGTGCTGGAAGCGGATATTAGGGGCTGTTTTGACCACATCAACCATGATTGGTTGGAGAGCCATGTCCCCATGGACACGGAAATCCTCCGGAAGTGGTTGAAGGCTGGCCTGATTTACAAAGGGCAGCTACAGGCGACTGAAGCCGGTACGCCGCAGGGAGGGATCATCTCCCCGACGCTGGCGAATGTGACGTTGAATGGGTTGGAGCGGCAACTGGTCGCGCACCTTGGTGCGAAGCTCGGGGTCGCGAAGGCTAAGAAGTTGAAGGTTAATGTGGTGCGGTACGCGGACGACTTCGTGATCACCGGTGACTCGAAAGAGATACTGGAACAAGAGGTCCGACCTTGGGTGGAGGCATTCCTGGCTGTTCGCGGGCTGCAACTCTCTGAGGAGAAAACGCGGATTACACACATCGACGCAGGCTTCGATTTCCTTGGGTGGAACTTCCGGAAGTACTCGGGAACTCTGCTCATCAAGCCGAGCAAGAAGAATGCGCAAGCGTTCTACCGCAAGGTGGCGGAAACGATCAACGGCAACAAGACGGTTAAGCACGAGAATCTGATTCGACTGCTGAACCCGATGCTACGGGGATGGGCGCAGTATCACAGCCCCGTGGTCGCCAAAGAGGCGTACAGCCGCATGGAGTCTCTGATTTTCCGGAGGCTTTGGCGGTGGTCGAAGAGGCGGCATCCGAACAAGAGCGCCGACTGGGTGAGAAGGAAATATTTTCACTCGGAAGGTAGCCGGCATTGGGTGTTCGCCGTTCCGATAGTTCGTGAAGATGGAAACAAGGGTTTGCTTGAGTTGTACCAGCTCAGCGGTACTGACATCAGGCGACACAGGAAGGTCAAAGGGGAATTTAATCCCTTTGACCCAGAGTGGGAGCAGTACGGCGAGCAGTTGCGGGAGGCACGCATGGAGCACTCGATGCGGCACCGACGGCAATGGGTCTCGTTGTACATGTCGCAGGGCGGGTTATGTGCGCACTGTGGCTGTGCCCTGACACGGGAGACCGGTTGGCATGACCATCATCTGGAATATCGGATGCATGGTGGGTCAGACGCTCTCTCAAACAGGGTCTTGCTTCACCCGGACTGTCACCGGCAGGTGCACGCAGGTAAAATTGTAGTAACTAAGCCGGCCCGGTTCTAA
- a CDS encoding acetolactate synthase 3 catalytic subunit, with product MNMPSAEFSTSDTTPHHEADSIGATVLMKALADEDVEFVWGYPGGSVLYIYDELYKQDKFQHVLVRHEQAAVHAADAYARSTGKVGVCLVTSGPGVTNAVTGIATAYMDSIPMVIISGQVPTAAIGQDAFQECDTVGITRPCVKHNFLVKDVRDLAATVKKAFYIARTGRPGPVLIDIPKDVSKAPCQYEPLKSVSLRSYNPVTKGHSGQIRKAVALLLSARRPYIYTGGGIILADASRELNQFADLLGYPVTNTLMGLGGYRASDKKFLGMLGMHGTYEANMAMQHCDVLIAIGARFDDRVIGDPAHFSSRPRKIIHIDIDPSSISKRVKVDIPIVGDVKEVLKELIEQLQTAEHGPDTAALADWWKEIEEWRSKDCLKFDRKSEIIKPQYVVEKAWELTDGNAFVCSDVGQHQMWAAQFYRFNKPRRWINSGGLGTMGFGLPAAMGVKMAHPDDDVLCITGEGSIQMCIQELSTCKQYDTPIKIISLNNRYLGMVRQWQQIEYSKRYSHSYMDALPDFVKLAEAYGHVGMRIEKTADVEPALKEALRLKDRTVFLDFQTDPTENVWPMVQAGKGITEMLLGSEDL from the coding sequence ATGAATATGCCCAGCGCGGAATTCTCCACGTCGGATACCACTCCACATCACGAAGCTGACTCTATCGGCGCCACCGTGCTCATGAAGGCACTGGCCGACGAAGACGTCGAATTCGTCTGGGGCTATCCCGGCGGCTCGGTACTCTACATCTACGACGAGCTTTACAAGCAGGACAAATTCCAGCACGTCCTCGTGCGCCACGAGCAGGCCGCGGTTCACGCCGCCGACGCCTACGCGCGCTCGACCGGCAAGGTCGGCGTCTGTCTCGTGACCTCCGGCCCCGGCGTCACCAACGCGGTGACGGGCATCGCGACGGCCTATATGGACTCGATCCCGATGGTGATCATCAGCGGCCAGGTGCCGACTGCTGCGATCGGGCAGGATGCGTTCCAGGAGTGCGATACCGTCGGCATCACGCGTCCCTGCGTGAAGCACAACTTCCTCGTGAAGGACGTGCGCGATCTCGCCGCCACCGTCAAGAAAGCTTTCTATATCGCCCGTACCGGTCGTCCCGGCCCGGTGCTGATCGACATTCCGAAAGACGTGTCGAAGGCGCCTTGCCAGTACGAACCGCTCAAAAGCGTGTCGCTGCGCTCGTACAACCCCGTCACGAAGGGTCACTCGGGTCAGATCCGCAAGGCCGTCGCGCTGCTGCTGTCGGCCAGGCGTCCGTATATCTACACGGGCGGCGGCATCATCCTCGCGGATGCGTCGCGCGAACTGAACCAGTTCGCCGATCTGCTCGGCTACCCCGTCACGAACACGCTGATGGGTCTTGGCGGCTACCGCGCGTCGGACAAGAAATTCCTCGGCATGCTCGGCATGCACGGCACGTACGAAGCCAACATGGCGATGCAGCACTGCGACGTGCTGATCGCAATCGGCGCGCGTTTCGACGACCGCGTGATCGGCGACCCGGCGCACTTCTCGTCGCGTCCGCGCAAGATCATTCACATCGACATCGACCCTTCGTCGATTTCGAAGCGCGTGAAGGTCGACATTCCGATCGTCGGCGACGTGAAGGAAGTACTGAAGGAACTGATCGAGCAACTGCAGACGGCCGAGCATGGTCCGGACACCGCGGCGCTTGCCGACTGGTGGAAGGAAATCGAAGAGTGGCGCTCGAAAGACTGCCTCAAGTTCGACCGCAAGAGCGAGATCATCAAGCCGCAATACGTGGTGGAAAAGGCGTGGGAACTGACGGACGGCAATGCCTTCGTGTGTTCCGACGTCGGCCAGCACCAGATGTGGGCGGCGCAGTTCTATCGCTTCAACAAGCCGCGCCGCTGGATCAACTCCGGCGGTCTCGGCACGATGGGCTTCGGCCTGCCCGCGGCGATGGGCGTCAAGATGGCGCACCCGGATGACGACGTGCTCTGTATCACGGGCGAAGGCTCGATCCAGATGTGCATCCAGGAACTGTCCACCTGCAAGCAGTACGACACGCCCATCAAGATCATTTCGCTCAACAACCGCTATCTGGGCATGGTGCGCCAGTGGCAGCAGATCGAATACAGCAAGCGCTATTCGCATTCGTACATGGATGCGCTGCCCGACTTCGTGAAGCTCGCCGAAGCGTACGGCCACGTTGGTATGCGGATCGAAAAGACCGCTGACGTGGAACCGGCGTTGAAGGAAGCACTGCGCCTGAAAGATCGCACGGTGTTTCTCGACTTCCAGACTGATCCGACCGAAAACGTCTGGCCGATGGTCCAGGCCGGCAAGGGCATCACGGAGATGCTCCTCGGATCGGAAGATCTATAA
- the pssA gene encoding CDP-diacylglycerol--serine O-phosphatidyltransferase, translated as MAAFKPRRPRSSGAPQPRPFRRNKPSAVTESVIDSRRAARQQFLRKRGIYLLPNAFTTAALFCGFFAVVQAMNVRFEVAAIAIFVAMVLDGMDGRVARMTHTQSAFGEQFDSLSDMVSFGVAPALVMYEWILKDLGRWGWLAAFVYCSGAALRLARFNTNIGVVDKRFFQGMPSPAAAALIAGFVWLATDNRVPLKLVWLPWVAFALTIYAGVTMVSNAPFYSGKALDVRHRVPFAAILLVVVAFVLVSSDPPLMLFGLFVLYGLSGYVFWAYRVVRGMGNPARSSQRPG; from the coding sequence ATGGCCGCATTCAAACCGCGTCGTCCTCGTAGCAGCGGTGCGCCGCAGCCGCGACCGTTCAGGCGCAACAAGCCGTCCGCCGTCACGGAATCCGTGATCGACAGCCGGCGCGCCGCGCGACAGCAGTTTCTGCGCAAGCGCGGGATTTATCTGCTGCCTAACGCATTCACGACGGCGGCGCTTTTCTGCGGGTTCTTCGCCGTCGTGCAGGCGATGAACGTGCGTTTCGAAGTCGCTGCGATTGCGATTTTTGTCGCGATGGTGCTCGATGGCATGGATGGGCGTGTTGCGCGTATGACGCATACGCAGAGCGCTTTTGGGGAGCAGTTCGACAGTCTGTCGGACATGGTGTCGTTTGGCGTTGCGCCGGCGCTTGTGATGTATGAGTGGATTCTGAAGGATCTCGGGCGCTGGGGCTGGCTCGCGGCGTTTGTTTATTGCTCGGGCGCGGCGCTTCGGCTGGCGCGGTTCAATACGAATATTGGTGTCGTTGATAAGCGGTTCTTTCAGGGTATGCCGAGCCCGGCTGCGGCTGCGTTGATCGCCGGTTTTGTCTGGCTTGCTACCGATAATCGCGTGCCTTTGAAGCTGGTCTGGCTGCCGTGGGTTGCTTTTGCTTTGACTATCTACGCTGGCGTGACCATGGTGTCGAATGCGCCGTTTTATAGTGGTAAGGCGCTGGATGTGCGGCATCGCGTGCCGTTTGCGGCGATTTTGCTTGTGGTGGTTGCGTTTGTGCTGGTTTCGTCGGATCCGCCTTTGATGCTGTTTGGGCTGTTTGTGCTTTATGGCCTGTCGGGGTATGTGTTTTGGGCGTATCGCGTGGTAAGGGGGATGGGGAATCCGGCTCGTTCCTCGCAGCGGCCGGGTTAA
- a CDS encoding DUF3619 family protein — translation MSSAPETKELEFALQLRRALDENAARIPPATTDRLAAARRAALARKKPEAVHAPAFAPVFVGAGTLAHMPQPEPSRRLPRLRKLALAWPVLALVIGLAGIAWWEDHQRTAELADIDAAMLSDDLPLNAYLDHGFNAYLTRNH, via the coding sequence ATGAGCTCCGCTCCCGAAACAAAAGAACTCGAGTTTGCGCTGCAGCTTCGGCGCGCGCTCGACGAAAACGCTGCCCGCATTCCGCCCGCTACGACCGACCGGCTCGCCGCCGCGCGCCGCGCCGCACTCGCTCGCAAGAAGCCCGAAGCCGTGCACGCGCCCGCTTTTGCGCCCGTGTTCGTCGGCGCGGGGACGCTTGCCCACATGCCGCAACCGGAACCGTCGCGCCGTCTGCCGCGCCTGCGCAAGCTCGCGCTCGCCTGGCCGGTGCTCGCGCTCGTCATCGGACTCGCGGGCATCGCGTGGTGGGAAGACCATCAGCGCACGGCCGAGCTCGCCGATATCGATGCCGCCATGCTGAGCGACGACCTGCCGCTCAATGCCTATCTCGATCACGGGTTCAACGCGTACCTGACGCGTAACCACTGA
- a CDS encoding DUF3106 domain-containing protein, with protein MSYKRGLAVVSGCVIAALVSFAATYPRFYPTPTPVAAPASGGAPAKAAAPALTVDLPGLPISTSPLAWSKLSNAEHVALAPFAVQWDAFSEERKRKWLKIASRYPKMTPEAQKVLHERMAEWVRMTPEQRRVARENYQVSKELPREARQNAWKAYQQLPEEQKQKLAASERKRRPTVVSAPPSGKSEIKDINRLVNGKDKLASVPVSPATAGASAGVAAPSPGAPAIPATGSFVPATPTPVSPSDAPSIFNGS; from the coding sequence GTGAGTTACAAGCGCGGCCTTGCCGTTGTGTCCGGATGCGTGATTGCAGCCCTGGTGTCATTCGCCGCCACCTATCCGCGCTTCTACCCGACGCCCACGCCCGTCGCGGCGCCCGCCAGCGGTGGTGCACCCGCGAAGGCGGCCGCCCCGGCGTTGACGGTCGATCTGCCGGGCTTGCCCATCTCGACCAGTCCGCTCGCGTGGTCGAAGCTCTCCAACGCCGAACACGTCGCGCTCGCGCCGTTTGCAGTGCAATGGGACGCCTTCAGCGAGGAGCGCAAGCGCAAATGGCTGAAAATTGCGTCGCGTTATCCGAAGATGACGCCAGAAGCGCAAAAAGTGCTGCACGAGCGCATGGCGGAGTGGGTGCGCATGACGCCTGAGCAACGGCGTGTCGCGCGAGAAAACTATCAGGTTTCGAAAGAACTGCCGCGTGAGGCGCGCCAGAACGCGTGGAAGGCATACCAGCAGCTGCCTGAAGAGCAGAAGCAAAAGCTCGCCGCTAGCGAGCGCAAGCGCCGGCCGACGGTCGTCAGCGCGCCGCCTTCGGGCAAGTCCGAGATCAAGGACATCAACCGGCTCGTGAACGGCAAGGACAAGCTCGCGAGCGTACCTGTGTCGCCGGCGACGGCAGGCGCTTCCGCCGGAGTCGCGGCGCCCTCGCCTGGCGCGCCCGCCATTCCCGCCACCGGCAGCTTCGTGCCGGCGACGCCGACACCCGTCTCGCCTTCCGACGCGCCGTCCATCTTCAACGGCTCATAA
- a CDS encoding phosphatidylserine decarboxylase produces MNYPHPIIAREGWPFIAIAAVVALLIHFIAGFGIAWIFWLLLIFVVQFFRDPARPIPTQANAVLCPADGRIVAVETAHDPYANREALKISVFMNVFNVHSQRSPVDGAISKVEYFPGAYLNAAVDKASTENERNAVVIETASGATVTSVQIAGLIARRILCYVRAGEPLTRGQRYGFIRFGSRVDVYLPVGSRPRVSIGEKVSASSTVLAEL; encoded by the coding sequence ATGAATTACCCTCATCCGATCATCGCGCGCGAAGGCTGGCCGTTCATTGCCATCGCGGCCGTCGTTGCGTTGTTGATCCACTTCATCGCAGGGTTCGGCATTGCCTGGATTTTCTGGCTGTTGCTCATCTTCGTCGTGCAGTTCTTCCGCGACCCGGCGCGTCCCATCCCGACGCAGGCCAACGCGGTGCTGTGCCCGGCCGACGGCCGCATCGTCGCTGTCGAAACCGCGCACGATCCGTACGCGAACCGTGAAGCGCTGAAGATCAGCGTGTTCATGAACGTGTTCAACGTGCACTCGCAGCGCTCGCCCGTCGATGGCGCAATCTCGAAGGTCGAATATTTTCCGGGCGCGTACCTGAACGCCGCTGTCGACAAAGCGTCGACGGAGAATGAGCGCAACGCGGTCGTGATCGAAACGGCGAGCGGCGCGACGGTGACGTCGGTGCAGATCGCGGGCCTGATCGCGCGGCGCATTCTCTGCTACGTCAGGGCAGGCGAGCCGCTTACGCGCGGCCAGCGCTACGGCTTCATCCGTTTCGGTTCGCGCGTCGACGTGTATCTGCCCGTGGGCAGCCGCCCGCGTGTGTCGATCGGCGAGAAGGTTTCGGCTTCGTCCACGGTTCTGGCTGAACTATAA
- a CDS encoding RNA polymerase sigma factor, producing the protein MASDKELADFLAGVERRAFKQTVYAVRDDDASLDIVQDAMIKLAEKYGDRPPAELPLLFQRILQNAMHDYFRRQKVRNTWVTLFSSLGNADDEDFDPLETFESQDGSTGVESSEQRLEREQVLQLIDDEIQKLPARQREAFLMRYWEDMDVAETAAAMGCSEGSVKTHCSRATHTLAQALRAKGITL; encoded by the coding sequence ATGGCATCAGACAAGGAACTCGCCGATTTTCTGGCGGGCGTCGAAAGGCGCGCGTTCAAGCAGACCGTCTACGCCGTGCGGGACGATGACGCGTCGCTAGACATCGTGCAGGACGCGATGATCAAGCTCGCCGAAAAATACGGCGACCGTCCTCCCGCTGAGCTACCGCTTTTGTTTCAGCGTATTCTCCAGAATGCGATGCACGACTATTTCCGTCGGCAGAAGGTGCGCAATACCTGGGTGACCCTGTTCTCGTCGCTGGGCAATGCCGACGATGAAGACTTCGACCCGCTGGAGACGTTCGAAAGCCAGGACGGCTCGACGGGTGTGGAAAGCAGCGAGCAGCGGCTCGAACGCGAACAGGTCCTGCAGTTGATCGACGACGAAATCCAAAAGTTGCCGGCTCGTCAACGGGAGGCGTTTCTGATGCGTTACTGGGAAGATATGGATGTCGCTGAGACTGCCGCCGCGATGGGCTGCTCGGAAGGCAGTGTGAAAACGCACTGCTCGCGAGCCACGCACACGCTGGCGCAAGCGCTCAGGGCCAAAGGAATCACGCTATGA
- a CDS encoding 2-isopropylmalate synthase, with translation MADKLIIFDTTLRDGEQSPGASMTKEEKIRIAKQLERMKVDVIEAGFAASSNGDFDAIHTIAGMIKDSTICSLARANDKDIQRAADALKPADHFRIHTFIATSPLHMEKKLRMTPDQVFEQAKLAVRFARKFTNDVEFSPEDGSRSDMDFLCRVLEAVIAEGATTINIADTVGYGVPELYGQLVKTLRERIPNSDKAVFSVHCHNDLGMAVANSLAGVQIGGARQVECTVNGLGERAGNTSLEEIVMAVRTRKDYFGLDLGIDTTQIVPASKLVSQITGFVVQPNKAVVGANAFAHASGIHQDGVLKARDTYEIMRAEDVGWTANKIVLGKLSGRNAFKQRLQELGISLDSETELNLAFQRFKELADRKSEIFDEDIIAIVTEESAEAQEREHYKFVSLSQHSETGERPHARIVFSVAGKEVVGEANGNGPVDATLNAIETEVGSGSELLLYSVNAITTGTQAQGEVTVRLSKAGRIVNGVGTDPDIVAASAKAYISALNRLYSGYDKLNPQRSEI, from the coding sequence ATGGCAGACAAGCTCATCATTTTCGATACGACGTTGCGTGACGGCGAGCAATCGCCCGGTGCGTCGATGACGAAGGAAGAAAAGATCCGTATCGCGAAGCAGCTCGAACGGATGAAAGTCGACGTGATCGAAGCAGGCTTCGCCGCCAGCTCGAACGGCGACTTCGATGCGATCCACACGATCGCCGGCATGATCAAGGACAGCACGATCTGCTCGCTCGCGCGTGCGAACGACAAGGACATCCAGCGCGCCGCCGACGCGCTGAAGCCCGCCGATCACTTCCGCATCCACACGTTCATCGCGACGTCGCCGCTGCACATGGAAAAGAAGCTGCGCATGACGCCCGATCAGGTGTTCGAGCAGGCGAAGCTGGCCGTGCGTTTCGCGCGCAAGTTCACGAACGACGTGGAGTTCTCGCCGGAAGACGGCAGCCGCTCGGATATGGACTTCCTGTGCCGCGTGCTCGAAGCCGTGATCGCGGAAGGCGCGACGACCATCAATATCGCCGATACCGTCGGCTACGGTGTGCCGGAACTGTACGGCCAGCTCGTGAAGACGCTGCGCGAACGCATTCCGAACTCGGACAAGGCCGTGTTCTCGGTGCACTGCCATAACGACCTCGGCATGGCCGTCGCGAATTCGCTGGCAGGCGTGCAGATCGGCGGTGCACGTCAGGTGGAGTGCACGGTCAACGGGCTCGGCGAGCGCGCTGGCAACACGTCGCTCGAAGAAATCGTGATGGCGGTGCGCACGCGCAAGGATTATTTCGGTCTCGATCTCGGCATCGACACGACGCAGATCGTGCCGGCATCGAAGCTCGTATCGCAGATCACGGGTTTCGTCGTGCAGCCGAACAAGGCGGTAGTCGGCGCGAACGCGTTTGCGCACGCGTCGGGCATCCACCAGGACGGCGTGCTGAAGGCGCGCGACACCTACGAAATCATGCGCGCGGAAGACGTGGGCTGGACCGCGAACAAGATCGTGCTCGGCAAGCTGTCGGGCCGTAACGCGTTCAAGCAGCGTCTGCAGGAACTGGGCATCTCGCTGGACAGCGAAACCGAACTGAACCTCGCGTTCCAGCGCTTCAAGGAACTCGCGGATCGCAAGTCCGAAATCTTCGACGAGGACATCATCGCGATCGTCACGGAAGAATCGGCTGAAGCGCAGGAGCGGGAGCATTACAAGTTCGTGTCGCTGTCGCAGCATTCGGAAACGGGCGAGCGTCCGCATGCGCGCATCGTGTTCTCGGTCGCGGGCAAGGAAGTGGTCGGCGAAGCGAACGGCAACGGTCCCGTCGACGCGACGCTGAACGCGATCGAAACGGAAGTGGGCAGCGGCTCGGAACTGCTGCTGTACTCGGTCAACGCCATTACGACGGGCACGCAGGCGCAAGGTGAAGTGACCGTGCGCCTGTCGAAGGCGGGACGTATCGTGAACGGCGTCGGCACGGATCCGGATATCGTCGCCGCATCGGCGAAGGCGTATATCTCGGCGCTGAACCGTCTGTATTCCGGATACGACAAGCTGAATCCGCAACGCTCGGAAATCTGA